A single window of Anopheles moucheti chromosome 2, idAnoMoucSN_F20_07, whole genome shotgun sequence DNA harbors:
- the LOC128309339 gene encoding uncharacterized protein LOC128309339, whose product MERLHLVRLLTIGTIVLLLVRVCSGQDILGSYFRCRNEFDIESDIFDALRAGDFSVRNSLVECFGECFVKRAGFMNDNFTFNRDPIMRFMSRFVSKEIAEGVYKTCTSNVTPTYCVTAFNVYQCIYENVSKKWDGRK is encoded by the exons ATGGAACGGTTACATCTCGTCCGTCTACTAACGATCGGCACgatcgtgctgctgctggtgcgagTCTGC AGTGGCCAAGATATTCTCGGTTCGTACTTCCGGTGCCGCAACGAGTTCGACATCGAGTCGGACATCTTCGACGCGTTGCGTGCCGGTGACTTCTCCGTGCGGAACTCCCTGGTGGAG TGCTTTGGTGAGTGTTTTGTGAAGCGTGCCGGCTTCATGAATGATAACTTCACGTTCAACCGGGACCCGATCATGCGCTTCATGAGCCGGTTCGTGTCGAAGGAGATAGCGGAGGGCGTGTACAAAACCTGCACCAGCAACGTAACACCGACGTACTGCGTCACCGCGTTCAATGTGTACCAGTGCATCTACGAGAATGTGTCCAAGAAGTGGGACGGCCGAAAATAG
- the LOC128309340 gene encoding general odorant-binding protein 56d-like produces the protein MKTIACLVFASAIVACAMAAITDEQRDAARQLAGKCMHETGATEDDVNRLRSGDTENADRNTRCFVQCFFHGAGFVDRDGNVQTEELTQKLASEYGQEKAEELVARCRDNAGPDACERSFRLLQCYMENRATLI, from the exons ATGAAAACGATCGCTTGTCTAGTGTTTGCCAGTGCCATCGTTGCCTGCGCCATG GCCGCCATTACCGATGAGCAGCGTGACGCGGCTCGTCAGCTGGCGGGCAAGTGTATGCACGAGACGGGCGCCACGGAAGATGACGTGAACCGGCTACGATCGGGTGACACGGAGAATGCCGATCGCAACACGCGCTGCTTCGTGCAGTGCTTCTTCCACGGGGCCGGTTTCGTCGACCGGGACGGTAACGTGCAGACGGAGGAGCTCACCCAAAAGCTGGCCAGTGAGTACGGTCAGGAGAAGGCGGAAGAGTTGGTCGCCCGCTGCCGTGACAATGCCGGGCCGGATGCATGCGAGCGTTCGTTCCGTCTGCTGCAGTGCTACATGGAGAACCGGGCCACACTGATCTAG